TTCGAGGTTTTGTCCGAATCCATCCTGTGCTGTAGTGCTAAAGCGGACAGCGTCTGTTTTTTGACCGCTAAAGAGCCGCAGCCGCAGCATTAAGTCATTTGACGGTTGGCCGGTTCGATCGTTGAGATCCATCCAGGCAAAACACTTTGGAAGAACGGAAGAACCGTTTCCGTCACCGGATGCACCCAGACGTAGAGCCTTTTGCGAGGAATGTTGCCAAAAAACAGCGGGTAATGTGGGAGGCGTGGCGCGAGCTAGAAGAGTCAAATGTCCGTCTCCTTCGCCCGAACATCGATGCTCTGTCCTACTGCACCATTTCAGATGAGCATAAAAAAGGTTCGACGCGTGGATAAGGACGATGCGACGATCGCAGAACCGCTGCAGCAACGCGCGCAAGAGCGCCCACGCTGGGGTTGGCGTCGACTGCTCATCATGACTCAGCGCGCTGGCGTCAATGGCCGAGAATTCCGATTCCGGCGCGCGGAAACGTTGTCCCTCCGGGCCAATGAGCGCTGGTCTATTGACTTCATCCACGATCGGCTCGCGCGCGGCCGCAACATCAGAGCGATTGCCGTGGTCGACGATTTTACGCGAAAGTGCCTGGTATTGGAACTCGAGTTCTCGTTCTTAAGCCACGATCTCATCCGCAGCTTCGAGGATATTCCCTTTAATCGAGGCCTTCCGGGCACCATTCGTTTCGACAACAGCTCGGAGTTCAGCAGCCATGCGATGCTGCGATGGGGTGCCGAACGATCTGTCCAGCTGCCACTTCATCGACCCCGGCAAGCCAACTCAAAATGCTCAGATCGAATCACTGAACGGAAAGGTCCGGGATGAACTGTTTAACGCGCACAGCTTCACGACGATCTTTGAAGCTCGACGCAGAGCCGCCGAATGGCGGCAAGACTACGATGAAGTTCGGCCGCACTTCGCGCTCGGGTATCGACCGCCGAGGGAGTTTGTCGACGAGTTCAAAACTAAACAACTCTCACCGTTATCAGCTGCGCGTAAGATGCCACCTCAGGTCAGAAGATCACATCGGAAAGGCTACAAGGTCAATAGTTGATAAACAGTAATTTGATGCAGCAGCGATTCGACTACATAGTTGTGGGAGCTGGAACAACTGGCTGCCTTATCGCCGGCTGTCTATCACGCAGCGGCAAGAGCGTTCTTATCATTGAAACCGGCAACTTTCCAAAACACCTTGAAGCTGAAGTCTTGTCTGACTGGCTTTCACTCCTCGGGACAGATGTGGACTATGCGTACAGAGCAGAGTCTATTGACCGGTCGTCGCCTATAATCTGGAACCGGGGCCGCGTCGTCGGCGGATCTGGCGTTATCAATGGCATGCTTCATCTTCGAGGATTGGATGCAGATTACGATTCTTGGGAACAAGCGTTACGCGATACTTTTTGGAAACCGCAACTCGTACATGCGACGTTCGACAACCTCGAATACCGAGGCCCGCCGTCAGCACCACCATTTATGGTCTGCGTGCAACCCCAAGATCCGCTGTCGACGTGGTCTGACCGCTTTTACGATGCGTGCCGCAACTATGGCTTTGAAAGTGGCTCCGCGGATCCCCGCATTAGCTTCGGCGTCTGTCATTATAGCATTGCTTCCTGTTCTCTCCGACGCTCGAGCACATTTACGTCTCATTTACTGCCGGTACTCCCAAGAGTGCATCTCTTAACCAACACTACAGTAGGGAGAATACTGTTCAGCAGAAGTGGCAATCGCACCGAGGCAATTGGGGCTTGCACGGTAGATGGAGACAGTTTCCACGCAGACAGCGACGTCATTATTTGCTGTGGAGCGGTTGAAACACCGCTTCTACTGCTTCGCTCGGGAATCGGTCCATCCCGGACGTTGACTAGCCTCGGTGTTCCCTGTATCGTTCAAAATGAAAACGTTGGACGAAACCTAGCGGATCACCCGAGGCTAAGGCTGCGATTTCCGTGTACAAGAACGTATTCGGTATCCGCCGGCTCGACCGGGACCGAAGTAGGTCTCTTCCTCAACGTCTCGCACGAAAGGCAGGATGGGACACCGGAGATCCAGTGCTTCGTTAAACCCCCAACGGCCGAACGAGACTTTTCCGAGTGCGTGATAAGCGTCGCACTGACGCATCCACTGAGCTTAGGATATGTCGACACCGACTCTCTGGATATGATGAAGCCAAAGATCTATCCCGGTTATTTCTCTCATCCGCAGGACATCGCGAAACTGAAAGCGGGTGCTAGGCGCATCCAGGATTTACTTGCCCACCACGCCGAGCGACTTGAATTACGGTCTGATTGGTGGGACTGGCTACCAGAACCGCCAATGCTTGAATCTTTCATTCGGTCGAACGCTCAAACAACCTGGCACCACTCGTGCACTGCGCGTATGGCACGTTCCGACGACGTCGGAGTCGTCGATTCCGAGCATCGTGTTTTCGGTACAGCCAACCTCCGAATCGGCGATACGTCGGCCTTTCCCGATATTCCGACAGCGAATACGAACGCTCCAGCGATAATCTTCGCTCAGCATTTAGCTAATCAACTATTAAAGCAACACTAACACTAAAGAAGGCGGTATTTGCGTTTTGATTCCCAAGCACTTGGCAGGACGCGAATCCAGGCTCGTTCTCGATGCTTTGGCATGGCGGCTGCACGTCGTGAGATCGAGGGCGCCGTTCTGGTGCACTCCCCGATCACGGCGTGCAACACGCTAGCGACGCCGTTCAGCGCTTCTATCGCCTGCAGGGCATGATCTGCAGCATGAGCCGTAAGGGGAACTGCACAATGCGGGTGACGGAAAGCTTCTTCGCCACGCTCAAACGTGAACTCGAGGAGGCCATTTTCAGCTCGCTCGAGTCGGCGCTGCAATAATTTCGAGTTCATCGAAATTTGGTGAAATAGCAACTCGCCATTCGACGCTCCGATATGCCAGCCACGAGCAGTTCGAAAGAACTCAGGCTGCATAAACTTCGTGTCTACGAAACTGGAGCCACCCGACTTACATGCTCCCGGCAGGGTTCTCTTTTCGAGTAATCAGATCCGCGTCCGGTGCGGAAACAGCCATAGGCAACGCTGACGGGAATTGCGTGTGGCCGTTTGATTTCGTTGGGTCCGCTAATGGACGGCCAAGCAGCCAGCATATTCGCAGCAGATAAATCGCAGCAGTCACTCCGACCGGCAAAGCGCAGATCGGTGACCCCTGCCAAACGAGGTAAAATATGAAGGCGCACAGAGGTACGGCAATGCATAGATGCAGCATCGCGTCATCTCCCGCGTAGTGATGGCGCAAACACTCTAATGGCCTCAGTATCGGCCAAGTATCTCGAGAGCGCTGCGAATCCCTGTCAAAGAAACTACAAACGATGAACTCCATCGTTGATGATTGGTCGTCTCGCGCTCCCATATTGGTTAGAAGTTTTCGCAGGACATACCAACGGTTTGCTATTTGCTGAAGTTTATCTCTGCGAAGTCGAAAAAGAGCGTAAATCGTGAGCAGCGCGGCGACGGCGACCGCGATAAACATACCACGAGGTACCGGCTGGTCGTCCGAACTCACTAACCATGGCCAACTTGGCTTAGCAAAAGACTGCGCAAATAGCCATACGAACGCGGTAACAACTAACACGGTAATATTTAGAGCTATGTTACGTTCACTCTTCGCGGAGTCGATTTCTGCTTTGCTCTGTCTAAAGTACTCCGTGACGAAATTCGCGAACGTCGCTTGTTCGAAGACTGGCAGCGTTGTCGGCTCAGAGAATCCTAGAATGATCGTTTCCGACGCATTATTGGTCATCTCGCCTGCTCATCTGAGATACGATCGAAGCGCCAGAAGAGGCACACAATACTGGTTACTGAATTAGACGATGAACTCCTGGTAAAACGACCGGCTTTTCAAGCAGTGCCCAGGGATCGGCCCCAAAACGGGAGCCGAGGATTACTGGATTCCAAGCCTACAGAGCAATGAAAGAGCATAGCTGCCCTCGATTGCCGTGAACGCCTTGGTCGACGGCCTGACCAGCCCGGGTTGCGCTGCTTGTGAGAAATCGAAATTTACTCACGGCTCACCAAATGAGTAACTGATTAGCTCGGATAGCTTGCACATCGGCGACCTAACGACGCTTAAACGAGACTTGCGAGAACTTATCGAGGCTAGCTGCGAACATTTCAAGTCCGCCGCTTTCAGCCACTCAGCCACCTCTCCAAATACTCGTAAGTCCGTCTAAGCCTCGCAAGTTGCATTAATTGATGCTACTCGGATTCAATTGATTCCTGTCTTTGTCATAGACGCTGTGAGAATCGCGGCGCTAAAGAGCGAGCGTGGCAGAAGCGGCGCGTCCGACTACGGTGATGTATCGAGACAGCCGCCGTTGATTTCAAAATTGCGGAATTGCGACGTTCTTGCCGACGGTGAGGGCACAGCTACCGGCTATCTGCGACATCCGGCTAACAAGTGCTGTATAAGGCGGGCTGACGACCATTTGACGACCATTCCTGCGGAAAAGCCCGGAAAGCCACGGAAACCTCTGGAAGCCTGTTCGATCGCAAGGTCTCGGCGCTACGATGCTTTTCGCCGTTTCCGCCGCTTTTTCACGGGTTGCTGATCCGAAGGGGAATCATTTCGCATGTAAGGGGTCGGGGGTTCGAGTCCCCCATCTCCACCAAGTAACGCGCCGATTTCATTAGCTTTTTTGGAACCGGCGCTGTTGCGTCTGAAGACGACGCAGGTTTTTTGACGACCATTTGACGACCAATCTCGAGGTCGCCGAAAACGCGGTCCATCGTCTCGGCGGCTTGCCCGCGCGCGCCTTCGAACATGTGACCGTAGCGATCGAGGACCACGCGCGTGTCCACGTGCCCGTTGCGGCGCGCGAGAATTGGATCGGCACCCTCCTCAATCAGAAATGAGTTGGATGAATGCCGTAGTGAGTGAAAATCCACGTCCGGCAGCTCGGCGCGGCACAGTAACGGCTTGAAAGTGCGGCGGATAAAGTTGGTTTGCGCAGCACGTTGCCTTTCGTGTCCGTAAAAACCAACGGGCTGTCGTAACCCGAATTCCTTTGTTCGGGCCGCCAAGCCTCCAAGATCTGAAGTGTGAGCTCGGGAAGCTCTAGCCTGCGTCGCGCAGCCTTTGTCTTCAGCGGCCCGAGGCGCAGCTGACCGCTCGCATCTTCACAAAGCTGCCGTGCCACCGTCACCGTGCGTCGTTTGAAATCGACGGAATCCCAAACGAGGCCAAACAGCTCCCCCTCGCGCATCCCGAGCGTGGCGGTGAGGAGAACGAGCACGCGAGTCTGGCCGTGGGCTGCGCAAATCAGACGCTTAGCCTGGAAGCGATCGAGAACGACCTTTTCTTTCGGTTCGTAACGAGGTGCGGGCACTAGTGAGCATGGATTGATGACGATCTTCCGCTCGCGATACAGCGCGTTCAGCGCAGCGTTGAGCGTTGCAGGGGCCTGCTTACGTGTAGCCGTACCAACTTCACGCTCCTTCAGCCTTCGCAGCAGCACTTTGACATCGTCAACGTCCAAGTCCGCAACATGACGTCCGCCCTCATCGTATTCAGCTTTCTGCAGCGACAGCCCGGGACTTTGGCCCCAGTTTCGGATAGATCGCTTGCCAAAAGTCAGTTTCCTTTAGTTCGTCGATAATGCCTAAGCCGACCAAATCGTGGGCGCCAGGATCCCAGTCGAGCAGCATTTCAATCGTACTAGCAAACCGATCCAAGAAATTAGGAGGAAGCAAATCTAAGCGCAGCTGTTTTTGAGCATCGCGGACTGCGTCGGGAAAATACGTATACGGCAACAGCTCTCCGCCATTGTCAGCTAGATGCTCTGCGTATGACGATTGGAGCTCCGGCAACGCTTCTAAGAGTTTTGAGACCGCCTCTTTTTGTTTTTCCATCGAATATCGCATCTTGTTATTCCTGAAGTCTAAGCTAAGGTGTTTCAAATGATTGATGGTAAAGCTGCTTAATTGTCGGCACGTGCCCTGCTGAATTCAACGCATCCTGCAGATCGTTCATGAGCGTCTTCGCAGCTTGCAAGTCTGCCGGAGAAGCTGTCTTAGAGTTCAAACGTATCCAGTTTTCAAAAGCCCTTACGTTCGTTTCAGCTTTTTCCAAATGCCATTTACCTCCGGTCTCTACGCCTTCTGCTAGCTCGTTCCGGAC
This Candidatus Eremiobacterota bacterium DNA region includes the following protein-coding sequences:
- a CDS encoding transposase, with product MPNDLSSCHFIDPGKPTQNAQIESLNGKVRDELFNAHSFTTIFEARRRAAEWRQDYDEVRPHFALGYRPPREFVDEFKTKQLSPLSAARKMPPQVRRSHRKGYKVNS
- a CDS encoding transposase family protein, with the translated sequence MDKDDATIAEPLQQRAQERPRWGWRRLLIMTQRAGVNGREFRFRRAETLSLRANERWSIDFIHDRLARGRNIRAIAVVDDFTRKCLVLELEFSFLSHDLIRSFEDIPFNRGLPGTIRFDNSSEFSSHAMLRWGAERSVQLPLHRPRQANSKCSDRITERKGPG
- a CDS encoding GMC family oxidoreductase — translated: MQQRFDYIVVGAGTTGCLIAGCLSRSGKSVLIIETGNFPKHLEAEVLSDWLSLLGTDVDYAYRAESIDRSSPIIWNRGRVVGGSGVINGMLHLRGLDADYDSWEQALRDTFWKPQLVHATFDNLEYRGPPSAPPFMVCVQPQDPLSTWSDRFYDACRNYGFESGSADPRISFGVCHYSIASCSLRRSSTFTSHLLPVLPRVHLLTNTTVGRILFSRSGNRTEAIGACTVDGDSFHADSDVIICCGAVETPLLLLRSGIGPSRTLTSLGVPCIVQNENVGRNLADHPRLRLRFPCTRTYSVSAGSTGTEVGLFLNVSHERQDGTPEIQCFVKPPTAERDFSECVISVALTHPLSLGYVDTDSLDMMKPKIYPGYFSHPQDIAKLKAGARRIQDLLAHHAERLELRSDWWDWLPEPPMLESFIRSNAQTTWHHSCTARMARSDDVGVVDSEHRVFGTANLRIGDTSAFPDIPTANTNAPAIIFAQHLANQLLKQH
- a CDS encoding tyrosine-type recombinase/integrase, with the translated sequence MDVDDVKVLLRRLKEREVGTATRKQAPATLNAALNALYRERKIVINPCSLVPAPRYEPKEKVVLDRFQAKRLICAAHGQTRVLVLLTATLGMREGELFGLVWDSVDFKRRTVTVARQLCEDASGQLRLGPLKTKAARRRLELPELTLQILEAWRPEQRNSGYDSPLVFTDTKGNVLRKPTLSAALSSRYCAAPSCRTWIFTHYGIHPTHF